From Thalassotalea euphylliae, the proteins below share one genomic window:
- the nqrM gene encoding (Na+)-NQR maturation NqrM gives MTVFFITLGLFLLIALGMAVGYIFQQKSLAGSCGGLGTLGIDKACNCDNPCEKRQERERQERERKVAMAKNSIDIKTL, from the coding sequence ATGACAGTATTTTTTATTACCCTAGGTTTGTTTTTACTTATTGCACTGGGTATGGCCGTTGGTTATATCTTTCAGCAGAAATCCCTAGCGGGCAGTTGTGGTGGCTTAGGCACGCTTGGTATCGACAAAGCCTGTAACTGCGATAACCCTTGTGAAAAGCGCCAAGAAAGAGAGCGCCAAGAAAGAGAGCGCAAAGTCGCTATGGCGAAAAACAGCATTGATATTAAAACGCTGTAA
- a CDS encoding tetratricopeptide repeat protein — protein sequence MKKGALSTLTIAYLFAISVNANSLSVCETATCIEYFKQYQAAATRGHAGAMSLLGQLYQAGYGTEKNTKKALHYYKKAAKGGDIAAHYKAGLVYLSDPNLKDLDKGVRYLATAARKNYKNANFLLGIAYLSKDFGLHDLIKADSYLAKSYRDNHPDMPAVIELIQTSQPITAESLPDLSSALANQPLAKNEEGSLIWPKGETEVITITSPPIEEVLTEQLVLYRRPAKALGSRLPNSQCKNQFGCYSTSGAEGLLDFPFIRF from the coding sequence ATGAAAAAAGGCGCTTTATCCACCTTAACTATTGCCTACTTATTCGCGATCAGCGTTAACGCTAACTCGCTCAGCGTATGCGAGACGGCTACTTGCATTGAGTACTTTAAGCAGTATCAAGCGGCAGCCACTCGTGGTCATGCCGGTGCCATGAGCTTGTTAGGTCAGCTTTATCAAGCGGGGTATGGTACTGAAAAAAATACCAAAAAAGCGCTGCATTATTACAAGAAAGCAGCAAAAGGGGGCGATATTGCTGCTCACTATAAAGCGGGTCTTGTTTATCTTAGCGACCCAAATCTTAAAGATTTAGATAAGGGTGTTCGCTATTTAGCAACCGCTGCTAGAAAAAATTATAAGAATGCCAATTTTTTACTGGGTATTGCTTATCTGAGTAAAGATTTTGGTTTGCACGATCTGATAAAAGCAGACAGCTATCTAGCCAAATCTTATCGAGACAATCATCCTGATATGCCAGCTGTGATTGAGCTAATTCAGACATCACAGCCTATCACTGCGGAAAGCCTCCCTGACCTTTCCTCTGCACTCGCTAACCAACCTTTGGCTAAAAATGAAGAAGGTAGCTTGATATGGCCGAAAGGCGAAACTGAAGTGATTACCATTACTTCGCCGCCAATAGAGGAAGTGCTTACCGAGCAACTAGTGCTATATCGACGCCCAGCCAAAGCGTTGGGCTCGCGGTTACCGAATAGTCAGTGTAAAAATCAATTTGGGTGTTACTCTACTAGTGGTGCAGAAGGGCTGCTAGATTTTCCTTTCATCCGCTTCTAG